The Bacteroidales bacterium genome contains the following window.
GGGTTGGCCGTTTTTTATAATAACAAATGGGAAGTGTTTAACAAAGCAAATTCCGCATTGCCCGATAATACAGTAAACTCAATAGCATGTGATAATAAAAGCAATGCTATTTGGATTGCCACCGATAAAGGAATTTTATATGCTTATAATTACAGCGCTATTAAAGAAATGATAAACCCGGCACCAATCGTTTACACTAAAAAAAATTCGGCATTGCCCGATGATTTAACAACACAGGTATTGCTTGACGATAGCAGCAACGTATGGATATCATCATGGGGTGGAATTGTAAAAATTGAAAATGATAAATGGAAAGTTATAACTCCAAATGACAGCAAGCTGCCTTCGTTTGTTGAATACATCATTACACCACACCTGAATCAACTATGGATTGCCACAAATATGGGCTTATATATTTTAAAAAATGATCAGTGGCAAATTTATACTCCATCGAACTCCAATATTCCTAATTTTTTTATTAATAAAGTTATTTTTGATAAAACAGGAAATGCATGGATAGCAACGCAAAGCGGTTTAGTTAAATGTTCAAGATAATGGATGTAAAAGAAATTATAATTTATTTAAAGAAGAACAGCAAGGAAGAAAACCGAATTGGAATGGCAAGGTATGGCATTAATGTTGAAAATGCATTGGGCTGTTCCATTCCTTTGTTGCGTGATATTGCAAAGCAACATAAAAACAATCATGAACTGGCACTGGAATTATGGAACACAGGATTTCATGAAGCCCGTATTCTTGCAACTATGGTCGATGATGCAAAAAAAGTTGATGTAACACAAATGGAATCATGGGTAAAAGATTTCGATTCATGGGATTTGTGCGACCAGTGTTGTTCCAACTTATTTGAATATACAACAGATGCATGGAAAAAATCATTGGAATGGGTTGAAAGAAAAGAAGAATTTGTAAAACGTGCAGGGTTTGTATTAATGGCTTGTTTCTCGGTTCACGATAAAAAAGCCGGAGATGAAAAATTTATTCCTCTTTTAGACTTGATAAAAAAACATTCCACCGATGAACGCAATATGGTGAAAAAGGCTGTTAACTGGGCATTGCGACAAATAGGAAAAAGAAATAAAAAATTAAATCCCATTGCAATTAGTTATGCTGAACAAATATTACAAATCGATTCAAAAACCGCGAAATGGATCGCAACAGATGCATTGCGGGAATTAAAAAGCGAAAAGATTCAGAATAAAATAAATAAAAAATAAAGGTGGTTTCTTCTGCGGCCGCCGGCGCAGCCGGCGGCCTTAACTCTGATTATTATCCTTTCTATACATATTTCTGTTTTTAAATAATATCAAAACATTTACCTTTGCTACACTAAAAATAATTATTTATGGATACAATAAAAACCTTGATGGAACACCGCAGCATCAGAAAATATAAGAACACTCCTATCCCGGAAAACATTTTAAAACAAATACTGGAAGCCAGTTTCCGCGCTTCAACTACGGGCAATATGCAAGTTTATAGTATCATTGTTTCGCAGGAAAAAGAGATGCGTAAAAAACTTTGGGAACTGCATTTCAAACAGGATATGATTTTGCAGGCTCCGGTAACACTTACATTCTGTGCCGATTTTAACCGGTTCAATAAATGGTGCAAACAACGTAAAGCAGAACCGGGCTATGATAATTTCCTTTCCTTCTTTACTGCTGCTATCGATGCATTGCTTGCTGCACAGAACTGTGCCATTGCAGCAGAATCATTCGGACTTGGAATTTGTTATTTAGGAACCGTAACTTATATGTCCGATAAAATTGCTGAACTTTTAAAATGCCCTGAAGGTGTTGTTCCTGTTGCCACTTTAGTTGTAGGTTATCCTGACGAATCCCCTGAACTTACCGATCGCCTTCCTTATAAAGGTATTGTTCATCACGAAACTTACCACGATTATTCAGAAGACGACATCAATGAAATTTACCGCGAAAAAGAAGCACTGCCTCAAACTGCGGAACTTTTAAGAGTTAATGAACTGGAAACACTTGCACAAATATTTGCACAAAAACGATATGCTAAAAAAGACAATGTATTTTTCTCAAAACAATTTTTAAAAGTTATAAAGGATAAAGGATTTATGAATAATGATTAAAATTTTTATATACATATAAATCTAATTATCAATATATTACCATATAATAATATTTATTATTATCTTTGTATTCTAAAAAATTATTAAATAATAAGGTATCGAAGCAACTTTTTTATCGAATTCACGTCCTTTTATATCGAACATAATTCTTTCTGAAAAAAGATAAAAATAACGAT
Protein-coding sequences here:
- a CDS encoding two-component regulator propeller domain-containing protein, giving the protein MERIKILFVIILFPVVGFCQQFLVLDTSNSAIPSNIIKTLNTDSAGNIWFVTGDCFSGGNLVCYNNKTFIEYDTTNGIPDNFITCIAFDNNGRLWAGSRYHGISSFNGKTWINYNPLNSALPDIHARCITIDKLNRLWIGTDNGLAVFYNNKWEVFNKANSALPDNTVNSIACDNKSNAIWIATDKGILYAYNYSAIKEMINPAPIVYTKKNSALPDDLTTQVLLDDSSNVWISSWGGIVKIENDKWKVITPNDSKLPSFVEYIITPHLNQLWIATNMGLYILKNDQWQIYTPSNSNIPNFFINKVIFDKTGNAWIATQSGLVKCSR
- a CDS encoding DNA alkylation repair protein, which translates into the protein MDVKEIIIYLKKNSKEENRIGMARYGINVENALGCSIPLLRDIAKQHKNNHELALELWNTGFHEARILATMVDDAKKVDVTQMESWVKDFDSWDLCDQCCSNLFEYTTDAWKKSLEWVERKEEFVKRAGFVLMACFSVHDKKAGDEKFIPLLDLIKKHSTDERNMVKKAVNWALRQIGKRNKKLNPIAISYAEQILQIDSKTAKWIATDALRELKSEKIQNKINKK
- a CDS encoding NADPH-dependent oxidoreductase, which produces MDTIKTLMEHRSIRKYKNTPIPENILKQILEASFRASTTGNMQVYSIIVSQEKEMRKKLWELHFKQDMILQAPVTLTFCADFNRFNKWCKQRKAEPGYDNFLSFFTAAIDALLAAQNCAIAAESFGLGICYLGTVTYMSDKIAELLKCPEGVVPVATLVVGYPDESPELTDRLPYKGIVHHETYHDYSEDDINEIYREKEALPQTAELLRVNELETLAQIFAQKRYAKKDNVFFSKQFLKVIKDKGFMNND